The window TCCAGCACAGCACAAGTGGAAAAGTACCTGTGCAGTAGTAACAGGCACCATACCAGGATGATCTGTCAAATAGTACTTATCTTCACGAAGATCTATAGATAGAGAAATGAATAGCATTAGTGTTGATGGTGAAACAAGCCAACAAAGTTGAAAATTGACTCTATGATGAAGGAAATAACAACTTTATTTCAGTAAAACTATTATTGGCATTACGGAGTGTCTTTTCTTTTTTTGGTCAAAGTTTCATTGTTTATTGATTATTTACTTCAAGACAAGCAAAAACGTCAAATTGTAATGCTCGTCACTTTTATTACTTATTGAGCATTTTTTTTGTTAGGTCCCCCAGACCTGCTACAGCCAGCACTTCCAGGACTAGAAAAGTAGTGCCAAAATTTAGAGCATCAACATTGGGACCAATTTGTTTATAGGAGTTGAAGTCCTTTGTCTCCATCTATTTATTCTTAGCCTTTGTTGTCCATACTTCATTTACCTAATGGACAGACTCCGAGCACTAATCTTTAATTAACCATTACTCTTATACCCGTTTTCAGTATCTGCTCACAGCAGACAGCAATAACTCCAATTTTCTCGGTGTGGATTGCTCAGACAGATAAAAGATACGAATCCTCAGATTTAACTACAGTTTGGCATCTTTTGATTCTACAAGGTGCTAAGATAATCAAGGCAACTTTATGCCTTTCTTCATTCATGGGAAAATGGTTTTTTAAATCTTTCAATTTGGTACCATGGTTAGTTTTGTCAAAGATTTTAGGATAGTTTGCATCAGCATTCTCCAGAACCCCAAAGGATCTGCTCACCACTGATCCATACCTAATTTTACCCTACTTAGATGCAAACCATGCAATAATGTTTTCGTTAGAGATTTTAAGCATTGTTTATAAAACAAAACTATGATTTAGAACTCCTTGCAGAGAAGCAGCGGCAAAAGATATCACAATCTGGTGTGTTCTTCCTTTTCAGccaaaagagagagaaagagatggAAGGATTTCAGTAATATTCAGTTCATTTACTAATAGAAGAGAAGCTCCACAAATGATGGAAGATCTATAGTTCACATAAAGCGAGGTTCAATGGCATTTCATAATCCATATCTGAAGATTGAAGGGGCAGAAAATCGTATTTTACAGGTAGCAAGAATTAAGACAATTGTACTAAACTGATCATTGTTCTTGTGGTTAACTTACCCAACTTAGTGCCTACCAAGACCACAGGGACTCCAGGCGCATAATGATTAAGTTCAGGTATCCACTGAAACCGTTAGCAAGAAGAATATTAGATCAAGATAAAGAACACTGAGACTGATTGCAAGTGCTTAGCCCTCATCACCTTcttcataacattttcatagctcGCCCGACTCACCAAGGAGAAAGCGAGCACAAAGACATCCGCCCCTCGATAGCTCAACGGCCTCAATCTGTTGTAATCCTCTTGGCCTGTTAAAAATTCACTCAAATACTCAGGACTTTCACATCCCAAAATCAAAAGAGAGGACGAGATAGAAAAATCTCACCAGCAGTATCCCAAAGCCCTAAATTAACGGTAATTCCTTCCACGACCACGTTAGCGCTGAAGTTATCGAACACCGTCGGTATATAATCCTTCACCGAAAAAAGCAAgatcaagaaaaaaaaactcgATAAAAAagtagaaaaaggaaaaaggaaaaaaaaaaggcaaaccctaaaaattgcaacgaagaagaagGGAGACTAACAGTTGGGAACTTGTTGCTGGTGTAGCAGATGAGCATGCAGGTCTTCCCAACTGCTCCATCCCCGACCGTCACACACTTGATGAATCTCGAAGCTGTCGACGCCATGAGCCTGGCAGGAAACCGAGCAAGaggggaagagagagagagagagaaggggagaaaagagaggaaagcTGGTTGCTTTTGGGAGCAGAGCAGATGCAGATGCAGATCACATGAGGCTAATTGGCCAAAAAAACCGCAGCTTTTGGTGGTTTGCGGGCAATTGGGGCTGTTCCTATGGCAGGATGCGGTGCCCCTGCGAGACTGATAGAGATGGTGAAGAGCGTGTTGGTTGCTTGCGGGAGGTGCTATAAAATAAATCCAAAGCGGTGGTTGTTAACTAAATAAGAGGAGGTagggttttatttatttatttttttaaaaaaaaaaatcttcgggCTGCAAATAAATTCACACAtgtaaatatataatatttttaatatattcattAATTTAAACTAACTTTTTTAGATTAATAGTAAatctttaaaattaatattaattgcccTCTAAGGCGAGTGTTGATGTATTCATTTTCTTTTACTTCCTCTCCAAATGACTGTAGGGCATTCACAATGGTTACAACTCTCGAAAAATTATTTCGTTGTCATATTTATACCACATATAAAATCCTACATATcttttcattataaaaaaaaaaaaatcaacaactcTTTTTAGACATAGTacatttttcattatatatatttcttatcTCTTTTTcatatttacattttatattattaaatttttataaaatttaaatacataaattattaatatgaaataacattaataataaaaaatacataaatattataGTACATcaaataaaagacataattttaataatatataaaaataaatttaaacacatCTAattcaactattttttttttatgtaaatgAAGTTGTTCTGGTGTCATCTAACTAATACCCTTAATAAATTTCATAATCCTTACAAAAGATCTCGACTTTGTCAATAAATTTTGAGgactttagaaattttaaaaatttgaaggatattatgaaacatatgaatttttaaaaatttggaggGTATTAtgtataagaaaaaaaatgaagatatTGGACATTTGGAGGAATACGAGTGTTTTGAAAAGATGTATTTTCTTCCatatttgaaaatttcaaaagatttataaataaaatattaaaatttgaaaaataaaaaaaatagagagtAAAGATAACAAtaaaatgaatgaaaaaaaataaaatcgatgatatatttatagactttcttaaaaaaattaaaaaaataaatttaaccatTATTCAATGTCAGACAATGACTAATTTTTATTAGCCATTgtctattttttaataaatattaaaaatatattttaatataaaaaattaaagaaacgACTCCGTATTCAATTGAAATTGGAAAAGCTCTCTCCCATAGAGCTTTTTACTCACAATGGGGCCTCCAGGGCTATGGTGCATCGGTAGGACATCTAAGTGTCACCCAAGTATTCATGGTTCGAGCCCTTGCTATAAcgaatttataagaattttttctccaa is drawn from Zingiber officinale cultivar Zhangliang chromosome 1B, Zo_v1.1, whole genome shotgun sequence and contains these coding sequences:
- the LOC121974896 gene encoding rac-like GTP-binding protein 3 isoform X1, whose protein sequence is MASTASRFIKCVTVGDGAVGKTCMLICYTSNKFPTDYIPTVFDNFSANVVVEGITVNLGLWDTAGQEDYNRLRPLSYRGADVFVLAFSLVSRASYENVMKKWIPELNHYAPGVPVVLVGTKLDLREDKYYLTDHPGMVPVTTAQGEELRKQIGAAYYIECSSKTQQNVKAVFDAAIKVVIQPPTRKKDKKKKKPRHRCFLMNVLCGRKLVCFK
- the LOC121974896 gene encoding rac-like GTP-binding protein 3 isoform X2 — translated: MASTASRFIKCVTVGDGAVGKTCMLICYTSNKFPTDYIPTVFDNFSANVVVEGITVNLGLWDTAGQEDYNRLRPLSYRGADVFVLAFSLVSRASYENVMKKWIPELNHYAPGVPVVLVGTKLDLREDKYYLTDHPGMVPVTTAQGEELRKQIGAAYYIECSSKTQQNVKAVFDAAIKVVIQPPTRKKDKKKKKPRHRCFLIRNVLCGRKLVCFK